One window of the Ananas comosus cultivar F153 linkage group 21, ASM154086v1, whole genome shotgun sequence genome contains the following:
- the LOC109726871 gene encoding uncharacterized protein LOC109726871: MLLRNLLLRRSAAALRCHPGRRSASSSSSSASSPPRSHRHRRGGGCGGGGAAIGGFSSPPPPLGSSSASEWWAVDGEMDEVGEGVPHRERFAIPRDNLPNRRRKQMRDQFMRRTRLVLKDSEQESWCKRYMELYQEMRENWERLYWDEGYSKKIAQDHVDYESAEDDDFDFSPYRRSQSHTKLNKEQAFGGNKQDDRWERVNQIRDKFEYDRERRMREKAFAPMNMANNFDSRDPSPRNQPFDAEKFFPQSYRD, encoded by the exons atgctACTACGcaaccttctcctccgccgctccgccgccgcgctaCGCTGCCACCCGGGGCggcgctccgcctcctcctcctcctcctccgcctcgtcCCCACCGCGgagccaccgccaccgccgcggcggcggctgcggcggcggcggcgccgcgataGGGGGCTtctcctcgccgccgccgccgctggggTCGTCGTCGGCGTCGGAGTGGTGGGCGGTGGACGGGGAGATGGACGAGGTCGGCGAGGGCGTGCCCCACCGCGAGCGCTTCGCCATCCCGCGCGACAACCTCCCCAACCGCCGCCGCAAGCAGATGCGCGACCAGTTCATGCGCCGCACCCGCCTCGTCCTCAAGGACTCC GAGCAAGAGTCTTGGTGTAAAAGGTACATGGAGTTATATCAAGAGATGAGGGAGAACTGGGAACGATTGTACTGGGACGAAGGGTACTCGAAAAAGATTGCCCAAGATCATGTCGATTACGAATCTGCTGAAGATGATGACTTCGATTTTTCACCATACAG GAGAAGTCAATCTCATACAAAGCTAAATAAG GAACAAGCTTTTGGGGGAAACAAACAGGATGATCGGTGGGAAAGGGTTAACCAAATTCGCGACAAGTTTGAATATGATCGGGAGAgaaggatgagagagaaag CATTTGCTCCCATGAACATGGCAAATAATTTCGACTCGCGGGATCCAAGTCCCAGAAACCAGCCATTTGACGCCGAGAAGTTCTTCCCACAATCTTACAGAGATTAA